The following proteins are encoded in a genomic region of Leifsonia psychrotolerans:
- a CDS encoding lysophospholipid acyltransferase family protein gives MNLIAKFEIRDREKFPTQGAFVFAPNHYSEIDPVVMGMVAWKLGRLPRFMAKGSLFTIPVIGYLLTKSGQIPVQRGGSMRGSEPVRAAERLVENGQMLVVYPEGTLTRDPDMWPMRGKTGAVRVALEQNIPVVPAAHWGTQGVMPRYSKKISLFPRKHITVKIGDPVDLDRFRGRSLDSATLAEATTAVMDAITALLEDIREEKAPTKRWNPAEHDQKETGRFEA, from the coding sequence ATGAACCTGATCGCCAAGTTCGAGATCAGGGACCGGGAGAAGTTTCCGACGCAGGGTGCCTTCGTCTTCGCGCCGAACCATTACAGCGAGATTGACCCGGTCGTCATGGGCATGGTCGCCTGGAAACTCGGGCGACTGCCCCGGTTTATGGCCAAGGGCTCGCTGTTCACCATTCCGGTGATCGGCTACCTGCTGACGAAGTCAGGCCAGATTCCCGTGCAGCGGGGCGGATCGATGCGCGGCAGCGAACCGGTGAGAGCAGCAGAGCGCCTCGTCGAGAACGGTCAGATGCTCGTTGTGTACCCGGAGGGCACGCTCACGAGGGACCCCGATATGTGGCCGATGCGGGGCAAAACCGGCGCCGTACGGGTGGCATTGGAACAGAACATCCCGGTCGTTCCTGCCGCTCACTGGGGCACGCAGGGTGTTATGCCCCGGTATTCGAAGAAGATCAGCCTGTTCCCTCGTAAACACATCACCGTGAAGATTGGCGACCCCGTCGATTTGGATCGATTCCGTGGCCGCAGTCTCGACTCGGCGACCTTGGCTGAGGCGACCACCGCTGTCATGGATGCGATCACCGCACTGTTGGAAGACATCCGCGAAGAGAAGGCGCCCACGAAGCGCTGGAACCCCGCAGAACACGATCAGAAAGAGACAGGTCGTTTTGAAGCCTAA
- the murA gene encoding UDP-N-acetylglucosamine 1-carboxyvinyltransferase, which produces MSTLGQDAQNHGAAVGLLGDRITIRGGRPLVGRIELKGAKNLVTKAMVAALLGETPSVLKDVPNISDVRIVRGLLEVHGVKVTDGEEPGELILDPINVESAHFADIDAHAGSSRIPILFCGPLLHRLGEAFIPDLGGCRIGDRPIDYHLEVLRKFGAVVEKQPNGIRMSAPNGLKGTKVDLPYPSVGATEQVLLTAVRAEGITELKGAAIEPEIMDLINILQKMGAIITVDTDRVIRIEGVEQLSGYQHRALFDRNEAASWAAAALATDGDIFVGGARQAEMITFLNVFRKVGGAFDIHDDGIRFYHPGGELKPVIIETDVHPGFMTDWQQPLVIALTKAHGVSIVHETVYEQRFGFVDALVEMGATIQIHKECLGGHPCRFGQRNFNHSAVITGPAKLRGADIEVPDLRGGFSHLIAALSAEGTSTVSNVGIIARGYENFITKLELLGADFDLEG; this is translated from the coding sequence GTGAGCACACTCGGTCAAGACGCGCAGAACCATGGCGCAGCCGTCGGTCTCCTCGGTGATCGCATCACCATCCGTGGCGGACGCCCCCTGGTCGGTCGGATTGAGCTGAAGGGTGCGAAGAACCTCGTGACCAAGGCCATGGTCGCGGCTCTCCTCGGCGAAACGCCGAGTGTGCTGAAGGATGTTCCGAACATCAGCGATGTTCGAATCGTGCGAGGCCTGCTTGAGGTTCACGGCGTCAAAGTCACCGACGGCGAGGAGCCCGGCGAGCTCATCCTCGACCCGATCAACGTCGAAAGCGCGCACTTTGCCGACATCGACGCTCACGCGGGTTCGTCGCGTATCCCGATCCTGTTCTGTGGCCCGTTGCTGCACCGACTTGGTGAGGCGTTCATCCCCGACCTCGGGGGCTGCCGCATCGGCGACCGCCCCATCGACTACCACCTCGAGGTGCTGCGCAAGTTCGGCGCCGTCGTCGAAAAGCAGCCGAACGGCATCCGGATGTCGGCGCCGAACGGCCTCAAAGGCACCAAGGTCGACCTGCCATACCCGAGCGTCGGTGCGACCGAGCAGGTGCTGCTCACGGCCGTGCGTGCCGAGGGAATCACGGAGCTCAAGGGCGCGGCGATCGAACCCGAGATCATGGATCTCATCAACATCTTGCAGAAGATGGGTGCCATCATCACCGTCGACACCGACCGAGTGATTCGCATCGAAGGCGTCGAGCAGCTGAGCGGATATCAGCATCGTGCGCTTTTCGACCGCAACGAGGCCGCCAGCTGGGCTGCCGCTGCACTGGCCACCGACGGCGATATCTTCGTCGGCGGTGCCCGTCAGGCCGAAATGATCACCTTCCTGAACGTGTTCCGCAAGGTCGGTGGGGCCTTCGACATTCACGACGACGGCATCCGTTTCTACCACCCTGGTGGAGAGCTGAAGCCCGTCATCATCGAAACCGATGTGCACCCCGGGTTCATGACCGACTGGCAGCAGCCGCTCGTGATCGCCCTCACCAAGGCTCACGGCGTGTCGATCGTGCACGAGACCGTCTATGAGCAGCGTTTCGGCTTCGTCGACGCGCTGGTTGAGATGGGGGCAACGATCCAGATTCACAAGGAATGCCTGGGCGGTCACCCCTGCCGGTTCGGTCAGCGCAACTTCAATCACTCCGCGGTCATCACCGGACCGGCGAAGCTGCGCGGTGCCGACATCGAGGTTCCTGACCTCCGGGGTGGCTTCAGCCATCTGATCGCTGCACTCTCGGCCGAGGGCACGTCAACCGTCAGCAACGTGGGAATCATCGCACGTGGCTACGAAAACTTCATTACCAAGCTCGAGCTGCTCGGGGCGGACTTCGATCTCGAAGGATAA
- the leuD gene encoding 3-isopropylmalate dehydratase small subunit: MEKFTTVTGVGVPLRRSNVDTDQIIPAVYLKRVTKTGFEDALFAGWRADPDFVLNQPAYQGARVLVAGADFGTGSSREHAVWALRDFGFDVVLSPRFGDIFRGNSGKQGLVAGQITEADAELLWSAIEASPGIEITVNLVEKTAHIGDLTVSFEIDDYTRWRLLEGLDDIGLTLRDEARIVEFESQRESWRPRTLPAR, encoded by the coding sequence ATGGAAAAGTTCACGACCGTCACCGGTGTGGGTGTGCCGTTGCGCCGCTCCAACGTCGACACCGACCAGATCATCCCCGCCGTATACCTCAAGCGGGTCACCAAAACCGGCTTCGAAGACGCACTCTTCGCCGGTTGGCGCGCCGACCCCGACTTCGTACTGAACCAGCCGGCCTACCAGGGCGCACGCGTGCTGGTGGCCGGCGCGGATTTCGGCACGGGGTCCTCGCGTGAGCACGCGGTCTGGGCGCTGCGCGACTTCGGTTTCGACGTGGTGCTCAGCCCCCGGTTCGGCGACATCTTCCGCGGCAACTCCGGCAAGCAGGGCCTTGTGGCCGGCCAGATCACTGAGGCAGACGCCGAGCTGCTCTGGAGCGCCATCGAGGCGAGTCCCGGCATTGAAATCACAGTCAATCTGGTTGAAAAGACGGCTCACATCGGCGACCTCACAGTCTCATTTGAGATCGACGATTACACTAGGTGGCGGTTACTCGAAGGTCTCGATGACATCGGACTGACCCTGCGCGATGAGGCGCGAATCGTAGAATTCGAATCCCAGCGGGAGTCATGGCGACCCCGCACTCTCCCTGCAAGGTAG
- the leuC gene encoding 3-isopropylmalate dehydratase large subunit has product MNNAPETGTPARTLAAKVWDKHLVAKGEDGTPDLIYIDLHLVHEVTSPQAFDGLRLAGRPVRRPDLTIATEDHNTPTLAIDKPIADLTSRTQIETLRRNCAEFGVRLHSLGDIEQGIVHVVGPQLGLTQPGITVVCGDSHTSTHGAFGAMAFGIGTSEVEHVMATQTLPLKPFKTMAITVEGTLRPGVTAKDIILAVIAKIGTGGGQGYVLEYRGSAIRALSMEGRMTICNMSIEAGARAGMVAPDQITYDYLKGRAHAPEGEDWDDAVAYWETLATDEGATFDAEVVLDANTLEPFVTWGTNPGQGVSLSEQVPNPAEISDANERSAAERALEYMDLEAGTPMKDIRVDTVFLGSCTNSRVEDLRAAAEVLRGRTIADGVRMLVVPGSARVRIEAEAEGLDKIFTDFGAEWRFAGCSMCLGMNPDQLAPGERCASTSNRNFEGRQGKGGRTHLVSPLVAAATAIRGTLSSPWDLANDAEANLITDGAK; this is encoded by the coding sequence ATGAACAACGCACCCGAAACGGGAACCCCCGCGCGCACTTTGGCCGCAAAGGTCTGGGACAAGCACCTCGTCGCCAAGGGCGAAGACGGCACTCCCGACCTGATCTACATCGACTTGCACCTCGTGCACGAGGTCACCAGTCCGCAGGCCTTCGACGGCCTGCGCCTGGCCGGTCGCCCGGTGCGCCGGCCCGATCTGACGATCGCCACTGAAGATCACAACACCCCGACGCTTGCCATCGACAAGCCGATCGCGGATCTGACCAGCCGCACCCAGATTGAGACGTTGCGGCGCAACTGTGCCGAATTCGGCGTTCGCTTGCACTCGCTGGGTGACATTGAGCAGGGCATTGTTCACGTTGTCGGTCCCCAGCTGGGACTGACCCAGCCCGGCATCACCGTAGTCTGCGGCGACTCTCACACCTCCACTCACGGCGCGTTCGGCGCGATGGCATTCGGCATCGGCACCAGCGAGGTGGAGCATGTGATGGCCACCCAGACGTTGCCATTGAAGCCCTTCAAGACCATGGCCATCACCGTTGAAGGCACCTTGCGCCCCGGCGTCACAGCCAAGGACATCATCCTGGCCGTGATCGCCAAGATCGGAACCGGCGGCGGCCAGGGCTACGTCTTGGAATACCGTGGCAGCGCCATCCGTGCCCTCTCGATGGAGGGTCGAATGACGATCTGCAACATGTCGATCGAGGCCGGTGCTCGCGCCGGCATGGTGGCACCCGACCAGATCACTTACGACTACCTGAAGGGCCGCGCACACGCGCCGGAGGGGGAGGACTGGGACGACGCCGTCGCCTACTGGGAGACACTCGCCACCGACGAGGGCGCCACATTCGACGCCGAGGTGGTGCTGGATGCCAACACGCTCGAGCCATTCGTCACCTGGGGGACCAACCCCGGGCAGGGCGTTTCGCTGTCGGAACAGGTTCCGAATCCGGCCGAGATCAGCGACGCCAACGAGCGTTCGGCGGCGGAACGTGCGCTCGAATACATGGATCTCGAAGCCGGCACGCCCATGAAAGACATTCGCGTCGACACCGTGTTCTTGGGTTCCTGCACCAACAGTCGGGTGGAAGATCTGCGTGCCGCTGCCGAGGTCCTGCGGGGCCGCACCATCGCCGATGGCGTGCGGATGCTCGTGGTTCCCGGATCCGCCCGCGTGCGCATCGAGGCCGAGGCCGAGGGCCTTGACAAAATCTTCACCGACTTCGGGGCAGAGTGGCGCTTCGCCGGCTGCTCCATGTGCCTCGGCATGAACCCGGACCAGTTGGCGCCGGGGGAGCGTTGTGCATCCACCAGCAACCGCAACTTCGAAGGCCGGCAGGGCAAGGGCGGCCGCACGCACCTCGTCTCGCCGCTCGTCGCCGCGGCGACCGCCATCCGGGGGACGCTGTCGAGCCCCTGGGATTTGGCGAACGATGCGGAAGCAAACCTGATCACGGACGGAGCAAAATAG
- a CDS encoding PP2C family protein-serine/threonine phosphatase has product MAVTGQEELTLDGARAQVSFGARSDVGAVRKVNEDSFLAAAPVFLVADGMGGHARGDEASRTAVGVFEEHIEVGAPSTPERILDAIHSSNDAVADLHTGEDVGSAVAGTTLAGVAFVDAGDGVGLCWMAFNIGDSRIYTWDGHQLVQLSVDHSVVQEMVDAGLLRTEDAATHPKRNVITRAIGTDDYADADVWLIPVEGRQRFLICSDGLSTELDSREIAQILTTADEVEPSAAALASAADALVEAAIARGGRDNVTVIMLESTLAPHGEVLA; this is encoded by the coding sequence GTGGCTGTAACAGGGCAGGAAGAGCTGACTCTGGACGGAGCGCGTGCCCAGGTGAGCTTCGGCGCTCGTAGCGATGTCGGAGCCGTGCGCAAGGTCAACGAAGACAGCTTTCTCGCCGCTGCCCCCGTATTTCTTGTCGCAGATGGAATGGGCGGTCATGCCCGCGGCGACGAAGCGAGTCGCACCGCGGTGGGCGTGTTTGAGGAGCACATTGAGGTGGGGGCGCCATCCACTCCCGAGCGCATTTTGGATGCCATCCATTCGTCGAATGATGCAGTAGCTGACCTGCACACCGGCGAGGACGTCGGGTCTGCCGTTGCCGGTACCACGCTTGCCGGCGTCGCGTTCGTCGACGCGGGCGATGGGGTGGGTTTATGTTGGATGGCATTCAACATCGGCGACTCGCGCATCTACACCTGGGATGGTCACCAACTCGTGCAGTTGAGCGTCGACCACTCGGTGGTGCAGGAGATGGTGGATGCCGGGCTCCTGCGGACCGAGGATGCCGCAACGCACCCCAAACGAAATGTCATCACCCGGGCCATCGGAACAGATGACTACGCCGACGCCGACGTCTGGCTGATTCCCGTCGAGGGGCGCCAGCGGTTCCTGATCTGTTCTGATGGGCTCAGCACTGAGCTTGACAGCCGCGAAATTGCCCAGATTCTGACGACCGCGGACGAGGTGGAGCCGTCGGCCGCGGCGTTGGCCAGCGCGGCGGACGCCTTGGTCGAGGCGGCAATCGCGCGGGGCGGTCGCGACAATGTGACCGTCATCATGCTCGAATCGACGCTGGCACCCCACGGCGAGGTGTTAGCCTAA
- a CDS encoding TerC/Alx family metal homeostasis membrane protein, with product MTLALPLWFEIGSLVVLTLVLVADLLIVYKRPHVPSMKEATLWVVFYVALALVFALLMLLFAGGEYAGQFLAGWLTEYSLSIDNLFVFVIIMARFSVPRKYQQEVLMVGIIIALVLRGIFILLGASLIENFSWIFYIFGAFLLYTAVHQALSKEEDTENTENGLIRYLRRHIPISTAFDGSKMRTLVNGKKIFTPMLIVFIAIGTTDLIFALDSIPAIFGITTSPFIVFTANVFALMGLRQLYFLLGGLLERLEYLKYGIAFILFFIGVKLFFHALHTNEVPFINGGNGVDWAPEIDTWTSLGVIIASMTIATIASLIKANRDARRRGHTLAEEIKPVDSE from the coding sequence GTGACTCTCGCTTTACCCCTCTGGTTTGAAATCGGATCTCTGGTCGTTTTGACCCTGGTGCTCGTGGCCGATCTGCTGATCGTGTACAAACGCCCCCACGTGCCGTCGATGAAAGAAGCCACCCTGTGGGTGGTGTTTTACGTCGCCCTGGCTCTCGTCTTCGCGCTACTCATGCTGCTCTTTGCAGGCGGCGAGTATGCCGGGCAGTTCTTGGCCGGTTGGCTCACGGAATACAGTCTGTCGATTGACAACCTCTTCGTATTCGTCATCATCATGGCCCGGTTCTCGGTACCCAGAAAGTATCAGCAGGAAGTTCTGATGGTCGGCATCATCATCGCCCTTGTGCTGCGCGGAATCTTCATTTTGCTCGGGGCTTCGCTGATCGAGAACTTCAGCTGGATTTTTTACATTTTCGGGGCCTTCCTTCTTTACACGGCCGTGCACCAGGCACTCTCAAAAGAGGAAGACACCGAGAACACCGAGAACGGTCTGATCCGCTACCTGCGCCGTCACATCCCGATTTCGACTGCCTTCGACGGCTCGAAGATGCGCACGCTGGTCAACGGCAAGAAGATCTTCACGCCCATGCTCATCGTGTTCATCGCGATCGGAACGACCGACCTTATATTCGCGCTGGATTCCATCCCGGCGATCTTCGGCATCACGACAAGCCCCTTCATTGTCTTCACCGCAAACGTGTTCGCGCTGATGGGCCTCCGCCAGCTGTATTTCCTGCTCGGTGGGCTGCTCGAACGCCTCGAATATCTCAAATACGGCATCGCCTTCATCCTGTTCTTCATCGGCGTCAAGCTCTTCTTCCACGCACTGCACACCAATGAGGTGCCGTTCATCAACGGCGGCAACGGTGTCGACTGGGCTCCTGAGATTGACACCTGGACCTCGCTGGGCGTCATCATCGCCTCGATGACCATCGCGACGATTGCCAGCCTGATCAAGGCCAACCGCGATGCGCGACGTCGAGGCCACACACTGGCAGAAGAAATCAAGCCGGTCGACAGCGAATAG
- a CDS encoding diacylglycerol/lipid kinase family protein, producing MPVSALRLAVAINPHASFGRRADVGPRVVEALRAAGHTVFSLHEANIELLRLSVQESVLAGIDALVVVGGDGMVSLGTNVAAGTALPLAIVACGTGNDLARGLGIPTGNTAESVQYLLESLTRPPRAIDAARVCHGGLTTWFAGALSAGFDAVVNERANLMTRPKGASRYIFALLRELLTFRPIAYRVTVDGVTSEVRAMLISVANNVSIGGGMRIAPEAKIDDGFLDLFQVKPLSRLAFLRVFPKVFSGTHTGHPRVELRLCRSVRIEAEGVVAYADGERVGALPVQVDIAPGALLLYV from the coding sequence ATGCCTGTTTCCGCCCTCCGACTCGCCGTGGCGATCAATCCGCACGCATCCTTTGGGCGTCGAGCGGATGTCGGCCCCCGTGTCGTTGAGGCGCTGCGGGCGGCAGGGCACACGGTTTTCTCCCTGCACGAAGCCAATATCGAACTGTTGCGGTTGAGCGTGCAGGAGAGCGTGCTCGCCGGAATTGATGCTCTCGTGGTCGTGGGCGGTGATGGCATGGTGAGCCTGGGTACGAACGTGGCAGCCGGGACGGCGCTGCCGCTCGCGATCGTCGCCTGTGGCACCGGTAACGACCTTGCGCGAGGCCTGGGTATTCCCACCGGAAACACCGCCGAATCGGTTCAGTATTTACTCGAATCGTTGACGCGGCCACCACGAGCCATTGACGCCGCCCGCGTGTGCCATGGCGGACTGACCACGTGGTTCGCAGGCGCGCTCTCGGCCGGATTCGACGCGGTCGTCAACGAGCGTGCAAATCTCATGACACGCCCGAAAGGGGCGAGCCGCTACATCTTTGCACTCCTGCGTGAGCTACTGACTTTTCGTCCGATTGCCTATCGGGTGACGGTTGATGGTGTCACGTCGGAGGTGCGCGCGATGCTGATTTCGGTGGCCAATAATGTCTCGATCGGCGGGGGGATGCGCATTGCGCCTGAGGCGAAAATCGATGACGGATTCCTTGACCTGTTCCAGGTGAAACCACTGTCTCGTCTGGCGTTTCTTCGGGTCTTTCCGAAAGTATTCTCCGGCACGCATACAGGCCACCCGCGCGTCGAGTTGCGCCTCTGTCGCAGCGTTCGGATCGAGGCAGAGGGGGTTGTCGCCTACGCCGATGGTGAACGGGTCGGAGCCCTCCCCGTGCAGGTCGACATTGCCCCGGGGGCACTCCTCCTCTACGTGTGA
- a CDS encoding MBL fold metallo-hydrolase, whose protein sequence is MKLTKLEHAALVLERSGTKLYIDPGSFTTALTETANTAAVVITHEHADHWTPEQLDRILEMNPDVVIFAPAGVATAAAGYPITVVADGDTTEVGPFTLRFFGATHAVIHSSIPVIDNVGVLVNDELYYAGDSFTIPAGVDVGTLAVPAGAPWLKISEVMDYVMAVSPRQSFPTHEMVLSRTGKEMSNVRIKFATEHGGGTFFALEPGDTLDL, encoded by the coding sequence ATGAAACTCACCAAGTTGGAGCATGCCGCCCTGGTGCTGGAGAGATCCGGCACGAAGCTGTACATCGACCCGGGGTCGTTCACGACGGCACTGACCGAAACGGCGAACACGGCGGCCGTCGTGATCACCCACGAGCATGCCGACCACTGGACTCCAGAGCAGCTTGACCGCATTCTCGAGATGAACCCCGATGTGGTGATCTTCGCGCCGGCCGGTGTCGCGACCGCGGCCGCGGGTTACCCGATCACTGTCGTCGCCGACGGCGACACCACCGAGGTCGGCCCGTTCACCCTGCGCTTCTTCGGGGCCACGCACGCGGTGATCCACTCCTCGATTCCGGTGATCGACAACGTGGGCGTGCTGGTCAACGACGAGCTCTACTACGCCGGGGATTCGTTCACGATTCCTGCGGGCGTTGACGTTGGCACCCTCGCGGTTCCTGCCGGCGCACCCTGGTTGAAGATCAGCGAGGTGATGGACTACGTCATGGCAGTTTCTCCGCGCCAGAGCTTTCCAACCCATGAGATGGTGCTCTCCCGCACCGGTAAAGAAATGTCGAATGTCCGTATCAAATTCGCGACGGAACACGGAGGGGGCACGTTCTTCGCACTCGAACCGGGCGACACGCTCGACCTGTAG
- a CDS encoding ABC transporter permease: protein MTEGQTVANGPSVSLMMRSLLRADLVVLARSGRTLILNIAVPIVILVITNFGHGSLTFGGASFLIGMAITYGLISSSLIGYALNLSRDREIGVLQRLRVTPAPTWSIMASRIVVQLTANLVTAIIVLVFGSIIYAVTYTVGEYLLVLAVAVLGGAVFLSIGQAIVALIRSSSVVNAVGRVLYIGLILVGILGVTGILGSGFQSFAEWTPVGAVIDLFNGVLHLAAWSSADTNSLSACAAYISVFSFIGIRWFRWEAR, encoded by the coding sequence GTGACTGAGGGCCAGACCGTAGCGAACGGGCCGTCAGTCTCGCTCATGATGAGGTCGCTGCTTCGTGCTGATCTCGTCGTGCTGGCGCGTAGCGGCCGCACCCTGATTTTGAACATCGCCGTACCGATCGTCATCCTGGTGATCACCAACTTCGGCCACGGCTCGCTCACATTCGGGGGAGCATCATTTCTGATTGGGATGGCCATCACCTACGGGCTCATATCGTCGAGCCTGATCGGATACGCGCTCAATCTGTCCCGCGATCGTGAAATCGGTGTGCTGCAACGGCTGCGGGTCACGCCGGCCCCAACCTGGAGCATCATGGCCAGTCGCATCGTCGTGCAACTCACCGCCAACCTCGTCACGGCGATTATCGTCTTGGTGTTCGGAAGCATCATATATGCGGTGACCTACACGGTCGGCGAGTATCTACTGGTGTTGGCAGTGGCGGTGCTCGGCGGCGCAGTGTTTCTGAGCATTGGCCAAGCAATTGTCGCGCTCATCCGGTCGTCCAGCGTTGTCAATGCGGTGGGACGTGTGCTCTACATCGGACTCATCCTTGTCGGAATACTCGGCGTCACCGGAATTCTCGGCAGTGGGTTTCAATCGTTCGCTGAGTGGACGCCCGTCGGCGCAGTGATCGATCTGTTCAATGGGGTGCTCCACCTCGCAGCGTGGAGTTCGGCCGACACCAACTCCCTCAGTGCATGCGCCGCCTACATCTCGGTGTTTTCGTTCATCGGCATCCGCTGGTTTCGCTGGGAAGCCCGTTGA
- a CDS encoding ABC transporter ATP-binding protein translates to MVDDKQPGTASRILSVTDLVVRYGAQIAVDGVTLAVETGEIFGLLGPNGAGKTSTLSAIEGLVKPQSGAVIIDGIDVLRDPIAAKARIGVQLQQSSFQPELSIEQIVLLYAGLYGVRLSKMEIIGRLREIGLDGELGKSVKKLSGGQQQRLSLLIAVIHTPRLLLLDEPTSGLDPQSRRQLWNRIEYLRAGGGSILLTTHSMEEAQAVCDRVAIIDRGTLLTVGTPNELIAKHRTDPRVLKVARTEVTLEDVFIGLTGSEIRD, encoded by the coding sequence ATGGTTGATGACAAGCAGCCGGGCACCGCGTCTCGAATTCTGAGCGTCACCGATTTGGTTGTGCGCTATGGTGCTCAAATCGCCGTCGATGGCGTGACACTCGCGGTCGAGACCGGCGAGATTTTCGGTTTACTCGGACCGAACGGCGCCGGCAAGACGAGCACACTCAGCGCAATAGAAGGACTCGTCAAGCCACAGTCCGGGGCGGTGATCATCGATGGCATTGACGTGCTGCGCGACCCGATTGCGGCCAAGGCGCGCATCGGCGTGCAGTTGCAGCAATCCAGCTTTCAACCCGAGCTGTCGATCGAACAGATCGTGCTGCTGTACGCGGGGCTTTACGGGGTCCGACTCTCGAAAATGGAGATCATCGGTCGTCTGCGAGAGATCGGCCTGGACGGGGAACTAGGGAAGTCAGTCAAGAAGCTGTCCGGCGGGCAGCAGCAACGGCTCTCGCTGTTGATCGCGGTTATTCATACTCCGCGCCTGCTGTTGTTAGATGAGCCCACGTCCGGGCTGGATCCGCAATCTCGCCGGCAGCTCTGGAACCGCATCGAGTATCTGCGCGCCGGTGGCGGCAGCATCCTCCTCACGACGCATTCGATGGAGGAGGCGCAGGCCGTCTGCGATCGGGTTGCGATCATCGACAGGGGCACCCTGCTTACAGTTGGAACTCCGAACGAATTGATCGCGAAGCATCGCACGGATCCGCGCGTGCTCAAAGTGGCGCGCACTGAGGTCACCCTGGAAGACGTCTTCATTGGATTGACGGGGAGTGAGATTCGTGACTGA
- a CDS encoding ABC transporter permease, with the protein MNWIISNFGLISQLTVNHVLLSVPPIALGFCAAVPLGWLASRWKSWRSVIVGGGSLLYTIPSLPLFVILPYVLGTRITDPINIVVALTIYAIAVMVRSASDAFASVPADTIEAATGLGHSRWSLFWTVEFPLAGPVLLAGMRVVSASTVALVSVGALVGSANLGYLFTDGQQRQFFEEIAVGIVASLLIALVFDSILVWIGHMLMPWPRGTKRGRREPSLVTLERGA; encoded by the coding sequence ATGAACTGGATCATTTCGAATTTTGGTCTCATCAGCCAGCTCACGGTCAATCACGTGCTCCTCAGCGTCCCGCCGATCGCCCTCGGCTTCTGTGCGGCCGTTCCTCTGGGGTGGCTGGCCAGCCGATGGAAGTCGTGGCGGTCTGTCATCGTCGGCGGCGGCAGCCTGCTCTATACGATTCCATCGCTGCCCTTGTTCGTGATCCTCCCCTACGTTCTCGGCACTCGCATCACCGACCCGATCAACATCGTGGTCGCCCTCACGATCTATGCGATTGCAGTGATGGTGCGGTCGGCGTCGGATGCGTTCGCTTCCGTTCCAGCAGACACAATCGAAGCCGCGACCGGGCTCGGGCACTCCCGTTGGTCGCTGTTCTGGACGGTCGAGTTTCCGCTCGCCGGGCCGGTTCTGCTCGCCGGTATGCGCGTCGTTTCGGCGAGCACCGTCGCTCTCGTTTCGGTGGGCGCACTCGTCGGCTCCGCCAACCTCGGGTATCTGTTCACCGACGGCCAACAGCGACAATTCTTCGAAGAGATTGCGGTCGGCATCGTGGCAAGCCTGCTGATCGCGCTCGTGTTCGACAGCATCTTGGTCTGGATCGGCCACATGCTGATGCCCTGGCCACGTGGTACCAAACGGGGCCGCCGCGAACCGTCGCTCGTCACACTGGAACGGGGTGCGTGA
- a CDS encoding ABC transporter permease — MTVQFFLSALAWLVDPANYVPGSQSPLPIQDRIIEHLTYTLVSVAIAAAIALPLGFYIGHTGRGRQFVIGFSGAMRAVPTLGLLGALFVVIGLTVPFTATAFIASIIAFIVLAIPSILAGAYAGVESVDPETVDAARAVGMTERQILFKVEIPLSLPLIIGGIRAAVLQVIATAVIASYISLGGLGAIIASGISLNNNNEILGGALLVTVLALVIDGLFALTQRLTRRGGPPRPARRKVKARFQPSLQRPFALSSAKEGNP, encoded by the coding sequence GTGACTGTGCAGTTCTTTCTCAGCGCACTCGCGTGGCTTGTCGACCCCGCCAATTATGTGCCCGGTTCGCAGAGTCCGCTGCCGATCCAAGACCGCATCATTGAGCACCTCACCTACACGCTCGTGTCGGTGGCCATCGCTGCCGCAATCGCCCTGCCGCTCGGGTTCTACATCGGCCACACAGGGCGCGGGCGTCAGTTCGTCATCGGCTTCAGCGGCGCGATGCGAGCCGTGCCCACCCTCGGTCTTCTGGGCGCCCTCTTCGTGGTCATCGGACTGACCGTGCCGTTCACGGCGACCGCCTTCATCGCCTCGATCATCGCCTTCATCGTGCTCGCCATCCCATCAATCCTCGCCGGGGCCTACGCCGGTGTGGAGTCCGTCGATCCGGAGACCGTTGATGCCGCTCGAGCGGTGGGGATGACCGAGCGGCAGATTCTGTTCAAAGTCGAGATTCCGCTGTCGCTCCCCCTGATTATCGGCGGTATCCGTGCGGCCGTGCTGCAGGTGATCGCGACGGCCGTGATTGCGTCCTACATCTCGCTGGGCGGGCTTGGCGCCATCATCGCGTCGGGAATCAGCCTGAACAACAACAACGAGATCCTGGGCGGCGCCCTTCTGGTCACCGTGCTCGCGCTCGTCATCGACGGCCTCTTTGCGCTGACCCAGCGACTCACTCGCCGAGGCGGCCCTCCCCGGCCGGCCCGCAGAAAAGTGAAGGCTCGCTTTCAGCCCTCACTGCAGAGACCGTTTGCACTATCGTCCGCCAAAGAAGGGAACCCCTGA